GCTCGGCTGGGACGCCCACCCGAACTTGGGTGTCCGCTTTGCTCTCGAGAATATCACCGACGCGAATTACCGCGAGCACGGTTCAGGGATTGATGCTCCAGGGATTAATGCCATCCTCTCGGTCGAGGGCCGGTTCTGAGTTCAAAAAGAGCCTTTCGTGTTTACTCCGGCGGTGGTAATATTCGGGGGTGCAAGGGGTAGGGTGTTGGGCATAGGCGGTCTGTTATGGCAGGGTGGACAAATCGTCTGAGCCGGATCTTTCTTCCGTGGGGTTCTTCTGTACTCCTGCACGCCTTGATCCTCTTGCTCCTGCCTTGGTTGGTTGTGATCTCCATCTCCCCTCAGGCTCAGCAGGCGGTAGAGGTAGAGTTGGTCGGCTTGCTCCCTGGGGGTGGTGGAGGGGCACCACGCTCCCAAGAGGCCCCTGGTCCTCCTCCTCCTCACACCCCGGTTTCGGCAAAAGCCTCGCCACCTTCCGTGGTTCCAAAGAAGAATAAAAAGGAGCCCAAACCGGTTGAAACGGTAATTAGTCCCGAGCAGCAAGAGACAGTGGCTGCAGTTGATGAAACCGAACAGCCGACCACCGGTAGCGAACCTTCGGAAACGACTGTGGCCGCCCCCACTGAAGGGCTAAAGGCGAAGGGGGGCAGTGCGGGGGCCGGGGCTGGCGGAATGGGGACTTGGCTCAGTGCGGTGCCTGGTCCGGGCGGAGGAGTCAGTGCCGGATTTGGAAGAGGGGGCATCGACTGGCGCCAGCTCCTGCGGCAGAGAATTGAAAGGGCCAAGCGGTATCCAGCGTTGGCGCGCCGGTTGGGGATGGAGGGGACTGTGCACGTGGAGTTTCGGATTGCCCGGGATGGAAGCGTCGAAGGGGTAAAGGTAGCCAAATCATCGGGTTATCCCGTGTTGGACGAGGCCTCGGTCCAAGCCATCAAGCGAGCCGTCCCCCTTCCGATCGTCCCCGGCAAAATCCGGGTCCCCATCTCGTATCTCTTGCACAAGGGACCATAGCATCCCGCAGAACTTTTCACGACCCTTCCGATCTTGCCTTGATCGTCCCAGGGTTCCTCCCCCCCTTAGACCTGCCCCAAATCCGGGGCAACCCCCACAAGACCACCGTAGTTTGATCTTGACACGGGCTAGGGCTGTTGGTTATAAGTGGGTCCCCTTAGCGGGCCCTCGAGGTATCGCGTAAGGGATCGAAGCATAAGGGTAGCTTTCCCCCCCGCAGGAAGTAGAGTTATGCATGCGGGGTTGTTAATAGTAACCTGGCCAACTTTGGGCACAACAATAGGTGGCGCACCAGACACTTTGACGCCCTCGCGGGTGTAGTATGGCCCGGAGGGTGTTTTTGTTTTCACGCCAGAAAGGAGGAGAACGATGACATTCACAGGGGCACGCGTGCTATTTCTCATGACCGTGGCCGTATTCTTTTTTGCGAACTTTGCCACCTCCACTGAGGCGGGTACGGTCACTCTAACCATTGTGAACGTCCAGACGCCGCAAGGAGTGAAAGTCTGGGTTCCTGAGTCGATCTACGCGCGTAAAGGGGACACGGTTACCCTCAAGCTCATTAACAAGCTCGACAAGGAACACGGCTACCAGATCGAGGCCTTTGGAATTAAAGAGGTTGTGCCTGCCAAGAAGAGTAAGACGTTCTCCTTCAAGGCGAACAAGGCGGGAATCTTCCGGATCAAGTGTCAGCTTCACAAGCCACATGTCGCCGGGCAACTGGTGGTCCTCGATTAGCAGAGTTGGTCTTCCAGCTGGCAGAATCCTTCTGTTTATTGGATTCGGCGCCATCCTTGCCTCGTCCTTTACTGTGACGGCCGAGTCACGCCCTGACCTTGCGCTCGGACGGCAGGAATACAAGGAACACTGCGCTATCTGCCACGGCCCCAAGGGCGATGGGCAGGGCGAGGCCGCCTGGGAATTTGCGACACCACCCCGGGATTTCACAAAGGGGGAGTACAAGCTCCGTTCCACTGACACAGGACAGCTCCCCACTGACGCAGACCTGATCCGGAGCGTCGTTCAAGGGATGCCCAGTACCGCAATGGTGCCGCAGGATCATTTGACCGAGGCGGAGGTCCGGGCGGTCGTGGCGTACATCAAGACTTTCTCGCCAAAGTTCGCGACGAACCCCTCACCGGAGCCGATTCCTATCCCACCCCCGCCCCCCCGCACGCCCAATGTCATCGCCCGCGGCCGCCGCGTTTATGATAAAGCAGAGTGTGCTGAATGCCATGGGTCTGGGGGACGTGGGGACGGCCCCTCGGCACCAGACCTTTCTGTGAAGCCGGCCGACCTCACCCGCCGACCGTTCAAGAGTGGACCGACGCCGCGCGACATCTTCCGAAGTATCCTCACCGGGTTCGATGGGACGCCCATGCCCGCATACTTCCTCACGCTCGAGGATGAGGAGCTGTGGGACCTCACCTACTATGTGGACTCTCTCGGAAGTCCGCCCGAGGTGACCGAGGACGAACGAATGGGATGGCATGTGGAACGCATGCACCAACGACGTCGCTAGCAATAGTTCAGGTCGCAGTTTGTGCTTGACAGGGGGGAGGCCTGTTGGGATACAAAAAGGATGACGCCAGGCGACGCTTCGCGTTGTCGCGTGGGTAATCGACCAGGGGAGCGATGAGCTCTCGGTAGGCAGTGCGATGGATCCGGGGTAACTATAGCCCCCCGGCCACCCCCTGGCACAATCGACGGCGCACCAGAGATTCAGACGCCCTCCCGGGCGGAGCACGGCCCGGAGGGCGTTTTTATTTAAGGTGGCTTTACCGCACCCGCTGGCAGGCAGAGACGGTAAAGCCGCCCGCTCCCGCCCAAGGCTAGGGGTGTGCGCTTCTGTCCTGGGGCCGAGCGTTTTTACTACGTTACTAGTGCCGCACCAACTATTTCTCACTAGTATTCCGCGCTGGTGCGGCACTTCCGCTAGGGAGGCAGGCCCCCCTTCGGCGCTCGGCGTTCGCCTCGCTGAGCACCCCCCAGGCGTAGGGGAGCCTCTCCCCTACAACCCCTCAGTGCGGTTCTCCCAAGTGTCCTCGACCCGAGAGGAAGGCGCGAGGGTATCCCGGTGACGTTGATGGAAGCAATGGCCTGCGGTTTGCACGTTATCTCAAGCGATCTCTCCGGCATACCGGAGCTGGTGGAAACGGGAGTGACGGGGATTCTGACCCGCCCTCGTGATAGCCACGCCATAGCAGATGCTTTGGAGAGGCTCAGCAAGTCCCCAGAGATCCGTTCCCGGATGGGGCAGGCAGGCAGAGAGAACGTAATCAAGGAGTTCAATCTGCACAAGAACACTGCCAAACTCGCAGAACTGTTTTGCGCAGTTCAATCCAGTCCCACGAACCCTGCGACCGCCCGCAGGTTCTTCTCCGGCTCGGTGATAATGCGGGGTTGCCCTGAGAGATCCGTAGTCGACTTCCGGGCACCGATGTCCCTACCGCCAGGTGCCAGCATCCACAATACCAGA
Above is a window of Candidatus Methylomirabilota bacterium DNA encoding:
- a CDS encoding cytochrome c, with product MTAESRPDLALGRQEYKEHCAICHGPKGDGQGEAAWEFATPPRDFTKGEYKLRSTDTGQLPTDADLIRSVVQGMPSTAMVPQDHLTEAEVRAVVAYIKTFSPKFATNPSPEPIPIPPPPPRTPNVIARGRRVYDKAECAECHGSGGRGDGPSAPDLSVKPADLTRRPFKSGPTPRDIFRSILTGFDGTPMPAYFLTLEDEELWDLTYYVDSLGSPPEVTEDERMGWHVERMHQRRR
- a CDS encoding cupredoxin domain-containing protein yields the protein MTFTGARVLFLMTVAVFFFANFATSTEAGTVTLTIVNVQTPQGVKVWVPESIYARKGDTVTLKLINKLDKEHGYQIEAFGIKEVVPAKKSKTFSFKANKAGIFRIKCQLHKPHVAGQLVVLD
- a CDS encoding energy transducer TonB codes for the protein MAGWTNRLSRIFLPWGSSVLLHALILLLLPWLVVISISPQAQQAVEVELVGLLPGGGGGAPRSQEAPGPPPPHTPVSAKASPPSVVPKKNKKEPKPVETVISPEQQETVAAVDETEQPTTGSEPSETTVAAPTEGLKAKGGSAGAGAGGMGTWLSAVPGPGGGVSAGFGRGGIDWRQLLRQRIERAKRYPALARRLGMEGTVHVEFRIARDGSVEGVKVAKSSGYPVLDEASVQAIKRAVPLPIVPGKIRVPISYLLHKGP